The genomic segment AATTTATACTAAACAgaattaaaatatgaaaataaaaattcttggggGAGCTGTCCGCTAGTAATTGTAAATATAAGTTGATAATTATGTTTTTGTATGAGTTTTTATCAAAATCCGTACGGAAAATAtcaatttcaaaatatttaatcataattttcattaaaacgaTAGGGGTAATTCTTAAAGGAAGGTGTCACTTTCACCTAgggttttttatttttgatattcAGAGAAATTATATCttcaattttttatataaaagtatatattgtaattataatatttatattattaattttttttaaaatttaaataatttaaattttgaaaccaGAATTTAAATAGTGTGTTttgcattaagaaaaaaaaaacgtgCTTGTACATAGCtgattatttaaactataattttgATACGGTGAGTTAtttagaatttataaaaaaaaaatagaagaatgcctactataattataaaaaaatttaagttaCAATTTATCTAAAttcaaaataataagaaaaagcACTGCCGAAAACTCTATTCTAGATTTTCCCATATATGGAGTAGTtgttaatatatttgttttcccATATGTGGATGGAGTTGTTGCTAAAGTATTAGtgattttctttttttcttttttttttttcctttgagaATTTACTATTAACATTATTATTTTTACTATTGAGACGATATTTTATTCAAGAGCACCCCAATTCGGATATGAAAATTTTATTCTATATGCACTATAGTGTGTTGATCACTACAAATATCCTATTTTCTTTTTTACAAACAGTGCAGATATTTTTTGAGTACTTGAATCCAgcgttatatattattattattatgttttgttcactttttttgtttttttctccaTTTTGGGCTGTTTAGCACTATTCACTTTGCCATAAATGTAAAACTGTAACAAGATATAAATACAAAAGAAGGTCCAAATTTATTATTAACATTGCTGTAAAATCAGCTCACAAAAGAGgtaaccaaaaagaaaaaaaaatattgaaacgATAACCCCAGTCGAACATTTTCAATACACCATGAATTTAAACATGCATACACATATATAAGTACACAATAAACCACTTATAAtaccccttttttttttcttgaaacagaaatgaaaatgaaaaagaaaaaaaaagcaaaataTACCCATCATGAAGATAGGATTTTTAATCAATTAACAAACAAACCACACCATAATCAAACGAAATATTGGCCAGGCTAGGcaagctttttctttaataatgTGAACCactttccttctctttctctttctccttttCCTTTTCTTCAGTCTCAGTCTTGGGATGGTACCCAGGAAGCTTTTCCTTGATCTTCTCCAAAATACCCTTCTTCTCCTTAGCCTCACCTTCATGATGAGTAGCAGTAGTGGTGGTCTCATGCGATGAGTATGGCTGATCATGGTGAACCACACCCGGAGGTGGTGCCGGTGAAGTCGCCACAACATCTTCCTTCTTGTGCTGACCAGGCAGCTTGTCCTTGATCTTCTCAAGAAAACCCTTCTTTTCTTCTGGGTTTCCAGGGCTCACCACAGTCTCTGTTGTTGTGTAGCCATGAGCTTCGTGCGTTGTGTGATGAACTTGACCTTCGTGCTCAATCGGCACAGATGTGTCCACATGATGGTGCTGCTCTTCCTCTTTCTTATCTTCTCCTGAGAATTTTTCCTTGAGTGTCTCCTTAAgtcccttcttttcctttttctttttcttcttctcttctccttcACATTCTTCCTCATCGCTAGACTATACATACACAAATCAAATCCAATCAAAACCAAGCATATCAAAACAACATTcacacgtatatatatatatatatatataaaacttacAGAGCTAGAGCTACTGTGAGAACGGTGGAGCTTTTCTGGATTTGGCTTCATCTTCTCTTCTTCATTAACAGTTTCCTCGGCGTTGAAATAGTTAACTGGTTCATGCGAAGACTTAACTGGTTCGTGCTCAGAATACTTAACCGGTTCGTGTTCAGACACTTTAACCTTCTCACTAAACTCTGAGCTTAGAGCTTCAtcgtgatgatgatgatgatcaggCTTCTTCTCCTCGTGATGATCATCTTTCTTCAAAAAATCAAAGAGTCCCCGATCTTTGGTCTCCACCGATGAACCCTCGTAATCGTGGCTCTTGTTCTCTTCGGCCATGGTTAAGAATAGATAAAACTTGGGTGATTGATGATAAGAGTGGGTGATGAGATGAGAGTGAGAACTGAAAAGTTGAAAGCTTTGAATGTAGTTTTGGATTGTTTAACGATATGGTTTTAGTTTAGAAGAGAAGTGAGCTTTTATAGGACTAGCCACACGGACCCAACGCgactaagaaaaaaaaattaccttaTCAAGTTGATTCGGTAACCGACGTTATGGTGCTTTACAAAAATAAGAGAACACGACGAAAAAATACAGCTAgacttacaaataaataatgacaaTTGCCGAGGGGCACTTATGTGAAATAAGATAAATTGTTGCTATTTTTGCAGCAATATTATTGGTTAcctatattttataatatttaataaatttaaatatataggACATTATATTGAATTATACTAATAATAGTATATAAATTTTTGTGGTGTTAGCATTTCTCAATAAGATAAGAAGATGgtatattgttgttgttgttagtGTAATTTAATAGCAGGTCTCaataaatttaataagtattatgagttATCACTAATTAATTATAAGATGTCATTTTATATGGGTATTGGACATCTTATGATGTCAAATATCAACACTCACaaataataagtttttttttcctttttatagCATAAATATCTCTTAAATTCTTTATGgcagttttagtttttttttcattattgtattattgaatttcaaaattaataataatagtcttactaattaattttttttaacaaaattccaagtataattttagtattttttaacattctctatattttttatttacacatatatgtataaaatattgggtttatatttttttagaccatgtatttagtctcattatttatttggatcctgtgttttgataaattattttttgaatcctgtgttttttaaaatagtttaaataaactcttaaactcaattttgattaaatgtttttgaactaaaatcacaaataattcaccaaactaataaCTCATAATAAAAATACAGTTATTCTGCTTAATAATTGTGtagttatactcaattttttgtt from the Humulus lupulus chromosome X, drHumLupu1.1, whole genome shotgun sequence genome contains:
- the LOC133804902 gene encoding dehydrin COR47-like; translation: MAEENKSHDYEGSSVETKDRGLFDFLKKDDHHEEKKPDHHHHHDEALSSEFSEKVKVSEHEPVKYSEHEPVKSSHEPVNYFNAEETVNEEEKMKPNPEKLHRSHSSSSSSSDEEECEGEEKKKKKKEKKGLKETLKEKFSGEDKKEEEQHHHVDTSVPIEHEGQVHHTTHEAHGYTTTETVVSPGNPEEKKGFLEKIKDKLPGQHKKEDVVATSPAPPPGVVHHDQPYSSHETTTTATHHEGEAKEKKGILEKIKEKLPGYHPKTETEEKEKEKEKEKESGSHY